A segment of the Marmota flaviventris isolate mMarFla1 chromosome 2, mMarFla1.hap1, whole genome shotgun sequence genome:
tctcccatccctctgccaATACATAACCACCGCCCTGTCACTAGGCACAGGCCTTTGGGTGATGGACAAGTTCCTTTTCAGCCCCTCTCTAGCTTTCTTTCTCAACAGGATCCCCTGAGTTGGCTGCATAGCAACCTCCTCAGGACAGGGCCAGGAAACCAGAGCCTGTCCTGCTCTGCTGAcagccttttctctctctgccagaGACAGTGTCTgcaatgaagtgaaaaaaaataacgAAAAACTCCAGGAAGCTAGATTCCTTGAGAAGACACAGGAGAATAAGAAAGAAGAGTCTACGGAGGAATCTAAGGAGACAAGGGCCGAAGACTGGAAGCCCGAGATAGCATCAGAGAAAAGGAACAAGGAAAAGGAGCCAACTGTAACAGTGCCACTAGATAAGGTGGAGCCTGAGGTCCCAAGGACATCGAGGAGTCAAGGCTTGAACACTGGAACACGGGGGAAGCAACTATCTACTGGGAGCCGCAGAGTCATCTTCCTGAAAACCCACTACCACAGAAGTCCTGTGGGGGACATGAAGCAGTTGGATACAGGTGGCCAGAATATCTGGTTTGAGGGGCTGCCCAGACGAATCCACCTCCCAGGGCCCCGCGTCATGTGCAGACCCTCTAGCCTGCGCTGGGTCAAGCGCTGCTGTACCCGCTTTTGCTCTGCATCACTTGAGGTGCCTATGTACCATTCATACAAGGTGGGTGTGACAGGGAGGTGCACACCCTGAGCCAGACACAGAGCCCTAGAGTCAGTAGACTCAGGATCctaaggtttttttaaatttttggtgtggtactggggattaaatccggGGTGCTCtaacacagagctacatccccagccctttatttttatttgagatggagttaagttgcccaggctggactgaaacttgtgatctcctCCCTTAgtctaaattgctgggattacaggcatgcggcACTGGGCCCAGCCTcaatcttaaattcttttttttttgcgaTGGGGTCTCACTGTTGCTCAGGATGGTCTCAATCTCAGTGGGCTCaagcactcctcctgcctcagcctcccaagtgctgggcctacagacatgtgccaccatgcccagttgggATCCCAAGTCTTAAGGACAGTGACTGGCAGGGCTGGGAGGCTCTGTCTCTATTGCCAGAGAGGGGGAAGCCACTGACCAAGCCAAACATCAGGATAGTGGCAGGGCTTAGGTTTCTCAGAATGCAACTAGGGGCTCTGGGGAAAGAAAGACACTGAAAGTGTAGGCTCCAAGGTGGGTCATCTTGTTGCCAGGAGGCCTCGGGATGGCCTAGAATTGCTGTGGCTCTCAGTCTCATAGAGGTTAAATGAACCAGTTTATGGAGGAACGTGGCCAGATTGGGCTTTGCTGCATCCCATCCCCAATCCTACCAAATGAACCCtccatttgtttgatttttttcatgcttcaaatGAAATTTACTCTAAGTTCCTTAGCAAAATAAtactaagaaaaaagagaagaaagtaaaaggaaagaaaaagaaaataggaagaacACATTACTTCAATCCCTCCAAGGAATCAATGAGGCCCCATTGAAAGAAGGGGACCATTAGCTACGGCGGTCCAGCTAAAGGAAGGCTTCCCCTTCAGCAAAACCAGCATCTCCAACTTGTCCCTGTGCCCTCTTACCAAGCAACAGCGCCCTCTAGGGGCGATCTTAGCGCCTAACACTGAGGTCTCTGCACCCAGGTGGCGTGACCCGATGGGAGCCTGATGTGTGAGGAAAGGGCGGAGATCGCGCAATCAGCTGGACGGGAGGGTTGGGCGGGCAAATTTGCGAGTCTACAAATAAAATCTTCCACATGGCACCGAAAAATGCTGCCGCTGGCTCCGCCAGTTCATGCGAGGTTGGGAGGATGGAGAAAAAAGGCCCTTGGTGAAGGTGGCCAAGGGAGTGTGTGTCACGACTTCCGGATCCCCAAAGCCCAGCCCCAAGTTCTACGGTCAGTCTAGAGCTGGGGGTtgcaccctccccctccccctcccctctgcgAGTGGGTCTCCTGAGCGCTGCACTCTTCTCTATGAAGTCAGAGCAGGACATTTGCCGTGGGCTTCCTGGGCCCAAGGTGCCTCACAATGGCTCTGCAAACTGGAGGAAACCTTGGCGCCCAGATAGAAAAAGGGACTTGCTCCGACTCACTCAGCTAGGAGTGAGAAGGCTGCTCCCCATTCCATTTTCCCAAAAGGGTGGGAAGGTGCGGAAAGAAGGCGGGGAAGTCACTGGGCAGTGAAGCAGTTCCAGCATCTAGTCCATAACAAGCCTGATTATCAGTGCATTCGCCTCAAGAAAGGCTGGACCTCCATATATGGCCCACCTGGGTCACAACAGAAAACACCAGGTAGACAGGGAGTTGGCACCACATCTCTGCTGCTCCAGTGACATGGCAAGTCCGTCCTTGAATCCAAGCCATGTCGAATCCATCTGGTGGGCGTCGCCCTCTGTTGATAGGAGCCAAAGGATCTGGAACGCAGTTGGGGAAAGGGAAGCCCAGGGAGTTTTTTTCTCCAAAAGCTATAATCCTCCATATTCCCAGGAGACACACTGTGCAGGGAGGGTGCCTCCCAGAGAGGACGGCAGCCGTCAAGAGGCGCGGAACCCTGCCAGGAGGACAGGGTAGTTCCCTTTGGAAGAGCCCTCCTATGGGAGGGCTCCCCCCTTTAACCCCCTTGCTAGCGCCCCTCCTCTCAACAAGTGCTCAGCTGGGCGACTGGGTCTCCGTGGATCTGGAATCTGGGACCCGTGGCCCAGCCTGAACGGCTCAGTTGGCACCTCTGCTGCAGGCTTCCTACCTCCCAATGAGATCTAAGCATAGCACCCCTTACAGAGcataccccaccccaccctaccccccACAACTTCCTGCGCAACCTCTTCCACTTCCGGCTCAGCTTTACTCCAGCCCATTCCATCAGTAGTATGCACTTCTGTTCCCTGCAGCCCACCATCAATCCCATCAACCTTGGAAAATAACCTTTACTCAATCTTCCTTCCCAGGCACCTGATCCATCAACCtctgaatgaattttaggattgagCTGCCATCAGTGGGCAGTCAGGGCACCTTGCACCCAAACAGAAATTCCAAACCCTTTCTGCTCCTCCCCTTTCCCTACATAGCCTAGGGGACCCCAGGTGGAAGCCCAAGTGGGGAAATAGGGTGGACCTAGGCAAGACTGGCAACTCCCACTTTGCTCCACAGAAAGCAGTTGGTCCCCACCTGCCCAAGAAGAGCCACCCAGCACAGGGGAGTCTGTGTGCTGAGGGCGGGATCCAGCATGGCCAGGAGAGCAAAACATGCAGGTCCTAGGGAAGAGTGACTCCCAGCAGCAGTGTACCTGCCAGCCTTACCCCCACCTCCCCCTGGCGTTTATGCCTCTGACAACCTGCTTCTCACAATCCCACAGTTGGGATCTCCCCACCACAACCCTCTTATTTAACCACTTTAGTCTGAGGCTCTTCTGGGTTCTGTGAGATCCTGATTTGGGAAGGAAGATATCTCACAAATGGTTCCCAAACAGTTAATCAGGGCAGGAGGGGAAACTAAATTTTTGAATCTAAACTTATATTGATGTTTAATAAGTCACATGAGCTTTCAGAGACTatttaatctgtttttaaaatagggATACTAATATCCATTTCAGAGGGTCTTAAGTAGATCAGGCTTATGTAGATAAAGCCAGCTTGAAAGGTATTGACCAATACATGAAGCCAGGTATTGAACCAAATGTTTGGCCTCTCCCCAAACCTTCTCCCTGGCCCTTTACCATAATGAACCCTGAGGCTAGTACTGACCCTTTTTCTTGCTTTCAAGCATCTTACTTGTCAGCTTTTAGAGAACTAGATGATTGTTAA
Coding sequences within it:
- the Tp53tg5 gene encoding TP53-target gene 5 protein, translating into MQDEKLQDKISQPVCKTIERNRLKMVLRNLSLLKLLRSSNRRIQELHSLARRCWNSVLRDPKMLRISSGDSVCNEVKKNNEKLQEARFLEKTQENKKEESTEESKETRAEDWKPEIASEKRNKEKEPTVTVPLDKVEPEVPRTSRSQGLNTGTRGKQLSTGSRRVIFLKTHYHRSPVGDMKQLDTGGQNIWFEGLPRRIHLPGPRVMCRPSSLRWVKRCCTRFCSASLEVPMYHSYKVGVTGRCTP